One genomic window of Punica granatum isolate Tunisia-2019 chromosome 1, ASM765513v2, whole genome shotgun sequence includes the following:
- the LOC116195579 gene encoding uncharacterized protein LOC116195579 isoform X2 has protein sequence MTERHPAGHHLLPVAVIMKLAEVNIEKQPLFRFIIMGRKSLPDPTKRSRPYWGFVEMVTTSIEDAKTALRGEEYDTATRGHRHSPPARAVGEGIYRILRHNTSSGTKSSKKAHTHLIYRLEFPGEDNENGPQRSLNIEREGSFLIQIRNPDLHGGEGDGGRFRGIQNKRKALFPAHLQGQFGQLMWGPADPPDMLNYEGCEFLLIAASDDLEEELGLDLKTDASCCDLICTFGEDASASTSNTLLKGTWA, from the exons atgacagaGAGGCATCCAGCAGGTCATCACCTTCTGCCGGTGGCCGTGATCATGAAGCTAGCG GAGGTGAATATTGAGAAGCAGCCCTTGTTTCGTTTTATAATAATGGGGAGGAAAAGCCTGCCCGACCCGACCAAGAGAAGCCGTCCTTACTGGGGCTTCGTGGAGATGGTTACCACCAGCATAGAAGATGCGAAAACAGCCCTTAGAGGAG AGGAATATGATACAGCAACGAGAGGGCATCGGCACTCCCCCCCTGCACGAGCAGTGGGTGAAGGTATATACCGCATCCTGAGACACAACACCTCTTCTGGGACCAAGAGCAGCAAGAAGGCTCATACTCATCTGATTTACAGGCTCGAGTTCCCGGGCGAAGACAATGAAAATGGGCCACAGAGATCGCTCAACATTGAAAGAGAGGGCTCATTCCTCATACAGATAAGGAACCCCGACCTACATGGGGGTGAGGGCGATGGTGGGCGGTTCAGAGGGATACAGAACAAGCGCAAGGCATTGTTCCCGGCGCACCTGCAGGGGCAATTCGGGCAACTAATGTGGGGACCAGCTGATCCCCCAGACATGTTGAACTATGAGGGGTGTGAGTTCCTGCTGATAGCAGCTTCCGACGATTTAGAAGAGGAGCTAGGCTTGGATCTTAAGACAGATGCATCCTGTTGTGATCTGATCTGCACGTTCGGAGAGGATGCTTCAGCATCCACGTCCAATACCCTGCTTAAGGGCACGTGGGCTTAA
- the LOC116195579 gene encoding uncharacterized protein LOC116195579 isoform X3, which yields MGRKSLPDPTKRSRPYWGFVEMVTTSIEDAKTALRGEEYDTATRGHRHSPPARAVGEGIYRILRHNTSSGTKSSKKAHTHLIYRLEFPGEDNENGPQRSLNIEREGSFLIQIRNPDLHGGEGDGGRFRGIQNKRKALFPAHLQGQFGQLMWGPADPPDMLNYEGCEFLLIAASDDLEEELGLDLKTDASCCDLICTFGEDASASTSNTLLKGTWA from the exons ATGGGGAGGAAAAGCCTGCCCGACCCGACCAAGAGAAGCCGTCCTTACTGGGGCTTCGTGGAGATGGTTACCACCAGCATAGAAGATGCGAAAACAGCCCTTAGAGGAG AGGAATATGATACAGCAACGAGAGGGCATCGGCACTCCCCCCCTGCACGAGCAGTGGGTGAAGGTATATACCGCATCCTGAGACACAACACCTCTTCTGGGACCAAGAGCAGCAAGAAGGCTCATACTCATCTGATTTACAGGCTCGAGTTCCCGGGCGAAGACAATGAAAATGGGCCACAGAGATCGCTCAACATTGAAAGAGAGGGCTCATTCCTCATACAGATAAGGAACCCCGACCTACATGGGGGTGAGGGCGATGGTGGGCGGTTCAGAGGGATACAGAACAAGCGCAAGGCATTGTTCCCGGCGCACCTGCAGGGGCAATTCGGGCAACTAATGTGGGGACCAGCTGATCCCCCAGACATGTTGAACTATGAGGGGTGTGAGTTCCTGCTGATAGCAGCTTCCGACGATTTAGAAGAGGAGCTAGGCTTGGATCTTAAGACAGATGCATCCTGTTGTGATCTGATCTGCACGTTCGGAGAGGATGCTTCAGCATCCACGTCCAATACCCTGCTTAAGGGCACGTGGGCTTAA
- the LOC116195579 gene encoding uncharacterized protein LOC116195579 isoform X1: MWCCLFCVICQERGEIFFFYRPKVGKEEAHGAEDVQRLYIVLRPESRERPVEEKQARALSGKESSGGSKIKNDREASSRSSPSAGGRDHEASGKGTQEVNIEKQPLFRFIIMGRKSLPDPTKRSRPYWGFVEMVTTSIEDAKTALRGEEYDTATRGHRHSPPARAVGEGIYRILRHNTSSGTKSSKKAHTHLIYRLEFPGEDNENGPQRSLNIEREGSFLIQIRNPDLHGGEGDGGRFRGIQNKRKALFPAHLQGQFGQLMWGPADPPDMLNYEGCEFLLIAASDDLEEELGLDLKTDASCCDLICTFGEDASASTSNTLLKGTWA; this comes from the exons ATGTGGTGTTGCttattttgtgtaatttgtcAAGAAAGGGGAGAGATATTCTTCTTCTACCGGCCAAAAGTCGGGAAAGAAGAAGCCCACGGGGCGGAGGACGTGCAGAGGCTGTACATAGTTCTGAGGCCTGAATCCAGAGAGAGACCTGTGGAGGAGAAGCAAGCCCGAGCTCTCTCTGGCAAGGAGTCATCAGGAGgctccaaaataaaaaatgacagaGAGGCATCCAGCAGGTCATCACCTTCTGCCGGTGGCCGTGATCATGAAGCTAGCGGTAAGGGTACCCAG GAGGTGAATATTGAGAAGCAGCCCTTGTTTCGTTTTATAATAATGGGGAGGAAAAGCCTGCCCGACCCGACCAAGAGAAGCCGTCCTTACTGGGGCTTCGTGGAGATGGTTACCACCAGCATAGAAGATGCGAAAACAGCCCTTAGAGGAG AGGAATATGATACAGCAACGAGAGGGCATCGGCACTCCCCCCCTGCACGAGCAGTGGGTGAAGGTATATACCGCATCCTGAGACACAACACCTCTTCTGGGACCAAGAGCAGCAAGAAGGCTCATACTCATCTGATTTACAGGCTCGAGTTCCCGGGCGAAGACAATGAAAATGGGCCACAGAGATCGCTCAACATTGAAAGAGAGGGCTCATTCCTCATACAGATAAGGAACCCCGACCTACATGGGGGTGAGGGCGATGGTGGGCGGTTCAGAGGGATACAGAACAAGCGCAAGGCATTGTTCCCGGCGCACCTGCAGGGGCAATTCGGGCAACTAATGTGGGGACCAGCTGATCCCCCAGACATGTTGAACTATGAGGGGTGTGAGTTCCTGCTGATAGCAGCTTCCGACGATTTAGAAGAGGAGCTAGGCTTGGATCTTAAGACAGATGCATCCTGTTGTGATCTGATCTGCACGTTCGGAGAGGATGCTTCAGCATCCACGTCCAATACCCTGCTTAAGGGCACGTGGGCTTAA